Part of the bacterium genome is shown below.
CCCCGGCCGCGCCGGGAACATGAAGCGCGGGAACTGATCGCGCTTCTGGGTGGGGTGCCGCTGGCCATGACGGCGGACGCCCATGACCGGTATGTCGCCGAGGCGATCGGTCTGCCGCATTTGCTTGCCTTCGCCGCGCAGGGTATGGGCGGGGAAAACCCGCTGCGCGCCGGGTCGTGGGCATCGCTCACCCGTGTCGCCGCTTCCGATCCCGAGATGGTCGCCGGGTTCCTGCGCGCCAACGCGGCGGCGCAACGACGCGCGCTGCGAACGTTCGAACGCCAACTGGCGCGTCTCAAAACCGCCTTGGGCGCGCGCAGCGAAAAGTCGCTGGTGAAACTCCTGTCGCAGCGCCAGAGGGAAGGAGAGTAAATGCCGCTGGTTTACTTCAACGGCGCCTTTGTCGCCGACGCCGACGCCCGTGTCTCGATCTTCACGCATGCCCTGCACTACGGCACCGCGGTCTTCGAGGGGATCCGTTCCTATGGCGACGGCCAACGCGCGCACATTTTCCGCGGCGATGACCATTACGAGCGTCTGCGCGCCAACGCCAGTCTGCTGGCGATGGACTTTCCCTGGACCCCGGCGGAATTGACCGCGCTGTCCGTCGAGCTTTTGCGCCGCAATCGTTTCTTCGATGACCGCTACATCCGCCCGCTGCTTTTCAAAAACGGCGCCGAGTTCGGCGCCGGTCTGCCGCCGGGGGAGACGCTGGCGATCATGGCTGCGCCGGCCCCGCATGGCCCCGGCACAGGACGGCCCATCCGCGCGACCTGGTCGAAGTGGCGGCGTTTCCCGGCCGCCGCCTGTCCCGCCGGCGCCAAGATTGCCGGTTTGTATGTGAATTCATCGCTGGCGCGCGCCGAGGCGATCGCGCGCGGCTACGATCAACCCATCCTGCTGGCCATGGATGGCCAGGTGGCGGAAGGGTATGGCGCCAATCTCTTCGCCGTCTTCGGCGATCAAGTCACCACACCGCCCGCCGCCGCCGACATACTTCCCGGTATCACCCGCGCGACGTTGATCGAGTATTTCCAGAAACACCCCGACCTGCATCTCACCGTCGAGCCGCTGGCGCCGGAGCGACTGCAGCAGGCCGACGAGGCCTTCTTCTGCGGCACCGGCATGGAGATTCTCCCCATCGGTTCCATCGAGGGCAAGCCCCTGGCCCACCATGAGCAGTCCGGTCCGGTCACCACTGCGGCACGCGCGTGGTACAGAAATCTCGTCACCGGCGGTCTCCCCGGATTTGGCCACTGGCTGACCGTGGTGTCTTAAACAGGACCAACTCGACCTCTATGTCCTATTCTCTTCTCCCCCCCTGGGCCCGCCGCAAGCCGATCATCGGTTGGTGCCTGTATGATCTGGCCAACTCGGTCTACGCCGCCGTCATCCCGGCAACGGTCTGGTCGGCGTACTACGCCGGCGCGATTGTCGGCGGGGCCGAAGGGGCGCAGTGGTGGGGACGCGCCGTCTCGGCCACCATGCTTTTTGTCGCGCTCACATCGCCCTTCCTCGGCGCGATTGCCGACATGGCCGGCTGGCGCAAACGGCTGCTTTTGATCTACACCTTCGCCGCGATTATCGGCACCGCGCTGTTTGCCACCGT
Proteins encoded:
- a CDS encoding aminotransferase class IV, translated to MPLVYFNGAFVADADARVSIFTHALHYGTAVFEGIRSYGDGQRAHIFRGDDHYERLRANASLLAMDFPWTPAELTALSVELLRRNRFFDDRYIRPLLFKNGAEFGAGLPPGETLAIMAAPAPHGPGTGRPIRATWSKWRRFPAAACPAGAKIAGLYVNSSLARAEAIARGYDQPILLAMDGQVAEGYGANLFAVFGDQVTTPPAAADILPGITRATLIEYFQKHPDLHLTVEPLAPERLQQADEAFFCGTGMEILPIGSIEGKPLAHHEQSGPVTTAARAWYRNLVTGGLPGFGHWLTVVS